A stretch of Besnoitia besnoiti strain Bb-Ger1 chromosome III, whole genome shotgun sequence DNA encodes these proteins:
- a CDS encoding hypothetical protein (encoded by transcript BESB_050610) — protein sequence MLTRRKPMRRHRLSLLFFTLLFACLALCRRARLPPSSLPVSPLSPPSAVSCFPLPFDFFGFHHASATPLKLVFPQALEAGRAGRRYSRQLQVSAFLSDEDFQRLRRITQDLEAPSEPSEVAAFVAVRAFPSSSSSPPLSSSSSSSSSSPSSFSEVPRPLANALCRRVQDLLVAASASFSRPQAENDLPSVLALSQLLDARGVIACDFKVPRGVSVYLADAVCQDSQKRRHASASETLHRQAAALLALAALNDQRAEAIAQARASKSADAGIETRADETTSSFLIEKMDRVDYLSAAQALYGSLEAATRAEISEHSSAKSKGANSREAERRARNELRAASLLALSASLNFFFRGSPPLNSPHTAKAQEARATGAAEIESDSVSSLLKKGLATLEGELSDVVFHGRAADAEEEKQKKVTEKDAARLGLLLQAYFSAKPAYAASSPDVEVSPRLAAAGEFSLEAAVRLVKAMRAAKAETLSALPLLLDAIQSAAQAGAFAAAREKLQRVVACDVWGRALADAQVHAQLTLSGTNGEKDAEVEVRFSRDPASTNGCVFLARDRRFKVAARVAYFLSRRGVAKQRDDRFLFLWERPAAPRGRQSGDAAEILAGGSARVVGAEVSVVSLSRAEEDEEEAKKSELIFRLGAKAPHTNAKPLRATGNELFFTLQLAATWRHDGEAAGARRLEQVSLLLTLLSADESSEGKHAKTPLPAFLFRSRQFPFALRDAEDQKYELRLPMDRKRLAPVNGLYRFELLIADKEMKAPLRMTLFEKPLGFARQLKLLTVPVGGGAHAGTRVISPADQSLFPSPLLSWTHAPPPKQASAGVAAVSAILCCVLPSLALWMLWTSSAIGVQDKLREPSTVQFLFIGALLVQGIILALYFFCLSLFQTLPILGCWLGVTAFVGYRALCQAREQHIETCLSPLRRGKHAS from the exons ATGCTTACCCGGCGGAAGCCGATGCGGCGGcaccgcctctctctcctcttcttcacttTGCTGTTCGCCTGTCTCGCGCTctgtcgtcgcgcgcgcctgcctccatCGTCGcttcctgtctctcccctctctcccccgTCTGCTGTCTCGTGTTTTCCCCTCCCCTTTGACTTCTTCGGCTTTCATCACGCTTCTGCGACGCCCCTGAAGCTTGTTTTCCCTCAAGCGCTGGAGGCAGGTCGCGCGGGGAGGAGATACAGCAGACAGCTGCAGGTTTCCGCGTTTCTCAGCGATGAAGACTTTCAGCGGTTGAGGCGGATAACCCAGGATCTCGAG GCCCCATCAGAGCCCAGCGAggtcgctgccttcgtcgccgtccgcgccttcccctcgtcgtcctcctcgcctcccctctcctcttcttcatcttcttcctcttcttctccctcttctttttctgagGTCCCGCGGCCCCTTGCGAATGCACTCTGTCGGCGCGTGCAGGACTTGCTTgtggctgcctctgcgtcctttTCGCGTCCTCAGGCAGAAAACGATCTTCCTTCAGTTCTCGCGCTTTCGCAGCTTCTCGACGCCCGCGGGGTGATCGCTTGCGACTTCAAAGTGCCCCGG GGCGTCTCGGTCTACCTCGCGGATGCCGTGTGTCAGGACTCGCAGAAGCGGCGacacgcgagcgcgagcgagacgctcCATCGCcaggcagccgcgctgctggcgcttgCCGCACTCAACGACCAAAGGGCAGAAGCGATcgcccaggcgcgcgccagcaagtctgcagatgcaggcatcgagacgcgcgccgatGAGACAACCTCGTCATTCCTCATCGAGAAAATGGACCGCGTGGACTACTTgagcgctgcgcaggcgctctaCGGTTCTCTTGAGGCCGCTACGCGCGCGGAAATCAGTGAACATTCGTCTGCGAAATCGAAGG GGGCGAACTCCCGCGaggccgagaggcgcgcgcgcaacGAGCTGCGTGCCGCttcgctgctcgccctctctgcgaGTTTGAACTTCTTCTTCagaggctcgccgccgctgaacTCCCCACACACGGCGAAGgcccaggaggcgcgggcgacaggcgcggcggagatcgAGAGCGACAGCGTCTCCAGTCTCCTCAAGAAGGGCCTCGCGACGCTGGAGGGGGAGCTCAGCGACGTGGTGTTCCACGggcgagcggcagacgccgaagaggaaaagcagaagaaagTCACCGAAAAAgatgcggcgcggctcggaCTCCTTCTGCAGGCTTACTTCAG TGCGAAGCCGGCCTacgccgcctcgtccccAGACGTGGAGGTGTCTCCCCGActtgcggccgccggcgagttCAGTCTCGAAGCGGCCGTGCGGCTGGTGAAGGCGATGCGCGCGGCAAAGGCAGAGACCCTCTCTGCGCTACCTCTCCTTCTCGACGCGATTCAg tcagcggcgcaggcgggcgcgttcgccgcggcgcgcgagaagctgcagcgcgtcgtcgcgtgcGACGTCTGGGGCCGGGCTCTGGCGGACGCCCaggtgcatgcgcagctcaCGCTCTCCGGCACGAACGGCGAGAAAGACGCCGAAGTGGAG gtgcgcttctcgcgcgatCCCGCGTCGACAAACGGCTGCGTCTTTCTGGCGCGTGACCGACGCTTCAaagtcgcggcgcgcgtcgcctacttcctctcgcgccgcggcgtcgcgaagcagagagatgATCggttcctcttcctctgggagaggcccgcggcgccgcgcgggcgacagagcggcgacgctgcggag ATTCTCGCTGGCGGTTCAGCGCGTgtcgtcggcgcggaggTATCAGTCGTGTCGCTTTcgcgagcggaggaggacgaagaggaggcgaagaagtcgGAGTTGATATTCCGCCtcggggcgaaggcgccgcacaCGAACGCGaagcctctccgcgcgacaGGCAACGAACTCTTCTTCACATTGCAG ctcgccgcgactTGGAGGCATgacggagaagcagcgggCGCCCGGCGTCTTGAGCAG GTCAGCTTGCTTCTGACGCTGCTTTCTGCGGACGAGAGCTCCGAGGGGAAGCACGCCAAGACGCCGCTTCCTGCATTTCTCTTTCGAAGTCGGCAGTTTCCTTTCGCCCTGCGTGACGCAGAAGACCAGAAATACGAGCTCCGTCTTCCCATGGACCGGAAG CGCCTGGCTCCCGTGAACGGCCTGTACCGCTTCGAGCTTCTCATTGCAGACAAAGAGATGAAGGCACCTCTTCGAAT GACTCTGTTTGAGAAGCCTCTGGGCTTTGCGCGTCAGCTCAAGCTCCTCACCGTGcccgtgggcggcggcgcgcacgcaggcacACGGGTGATTTCGCCCGCCGACCAGAGTCTCTTcccctctccgcttctctcgtggacgcatgcgccgccgccgaagcag GCCTcagccggcgtcgcggcggtcAGCGCGATTCTCTGCTGCGTCCTGCCTTCTCTCG CGCTGTGGATGCTGTGGACCTCTTCGGCGATCGGCGTGCAAGACAAGCTCCGCGAGCCGTCAACCGTTCAGTTCCTCTTTATCGGCGCCCTGCTTGTGCAG GGCATCATCCTCGCGCTGTacttcttctgtctctccctgtTTCAAACGCTGCCGATCCTCGGATGCTGGTTGGGCGTCACGGCCTTTGTGGGGTATCGCGCCCTCTGCCAGGCGCGCGAACAGCACATCGAAACATGCCTTTCCCCGTTGCGCAGGGGGAAGCACGCGTCTTGA